The following are encoded together in the Flavobacterium sp. TR2 genome:
- a CDS encoding OmpA family protein, which translates to MKIKATIAILLLFNVTIKAQEINFKINGGPSGILYDSNVGDGKLKFGGGIGVGYTYFFSDHWGISTGVDVSYNQNSFELNNGTTISTYEVDDQTSAFEYRVTPTNYKEDQHFIAASIPLMMQYRTSIASQTQLYFGIGGKIMFPGKQTVKASASELQLSGYYPDVNLIIDDLPSHGFGKVTNWQDKTTVSLDPAFMLSFETGLSFKLKEKTKLYTGLYVDYGLTDLAKETPNTNIVAYNPNGIDNVQANGTIGNSRIVQESRYLSAGIQLKLGFSLAKDKPQPVQPKTETVTKTETAPVQKEVPVQQKPVETPPAKKELTAAERTYVEKPLAFQEVGNTSVTPELATRLDEIAKILKENKDTDLNITGYTCDIGTEKRNLEIGMKRAQAVSDYLQNKEIESNRMHLFSKGESEPLVPNTPAENKPLNRRVSLTLIDAK; encoded by the coding sequence ATGAAGATTAAAGCCACCATAGCTATACTACTACTATTTAATGTCACGATAAAAGCGCAGGAAATTAATTTCAAAATCAATGGAGGGCCTTCTGGAATTCTATACGATAGCAATGTCGGTGACGGTAAATTAAAGTTTGGCGGAGGAATAGGTGTTGGATACACCTATTTCTTCAGCGATCACTGGGGAATCTCAACTGGAGTTGATGTTAGTTACAATCAAAATAGTTTTGAATTGAATAACGGAACAACAATCTCAACTTACGAAGTCGATGACCAGACTTCTGCATTCGAGTATAGAGTGACGCCTACCAATTATAAGGAAGATCAGCATTTTATTGCCGCATCCATTCCGTTAATGATGCAATACAGAACATCGATTGCTTCTCAGACACAATTGTATTTTGGAATCGGAGGAAAAATCATGTTTCCTGGAAAACAGACTGTAAAAGCTTCAGCTTCTGAATTGCAGCTGAGCGGCTATTACCCTGATGTTAATCTTATCATTGATGATCTGCCATCTCACGGATTTGGCAAAGTAACCAATTGGCAGGATAAAACAACGGTAAGCCTAGACCCTGCTTTTATGTTGAGTTTTGAAACAGGCCTTTCGTTCAAACTAAAAGAAAAAACAAAACTGTACACCGGTTTGTATGTAGATTATGGTTTGACTGATTTGGCAAAAGAAACTCCAAACACCAACATTGTGGCGTATAACCCAAACGGCATTGACAATGTTCAGGCAAACGGTACTATTGGAAACAGCAGAATCGTTCAGGAGAGCCGCTATCTATCTGCTGGAATTCAGCTGAAATTAGGTTTTTCTTTAGCTAAAGACAAACCACAGCCTGTACAGCCAAAAACAGAGACCGTTACGAAGACAGAAACGGCTCCGGTTCAGAAAGAAGTTCCTGTACAGCAAAAACCTGTAGAAACTCCTCCTGCCAAAAAAGAACTGACAGCTGCTGAACGAACTTACGTCGAAAAACCTCTTGCTTTTCAAGAAGTTGGGAACACGAGCGTGACTCCAGAATTGGCTACAAGACTAGATGAAATTGCTAAAATTCTAAAAGAAAACAAAGACACAGACCTAAACATTACAGGCTATACTTGTGATATAGGAACTGAAAAACGCAATCTTGAAATCGGAATGAAAAGAGCGCAAGCAGTTTCAGATTATTTGCAGAATAAAGAAATTGAGTCCAACCGTATGCATTTATTTTCAAAAGGAGAAAGCGAACCTTTAGTGCCAAATACTCCAGCAGAGAATAAGCCTTTAAACAGAAGAGTTTCACTTACGCTGATAGACGCAAAATAA